Proteins from one Ktedonobacterales bacterium genomic window:
- a CDS encoding response regulator transcription factor: protein MATILVVEDEHDLCNLIRTQLEAEGHTVYQAFDGLNALSLVERHPPQLVILDWMLPGLDGLAVCRQIRQNHLMPILMLTARSEEVDRVLGLEVGADDYVVKPFGMRELLARVRAILRRVALDSRIHSPASEAQRAEAGVLPPAPEPIVHGPLSIDLARHSVMINGDEVDVTPKEFDLLVLLASHPGRAFSREFLLEQIWGYEYDGLDRTVDTQITRLRKKLGPLSEKLVTVWGVGYRFML, encoded by the coding sequence ATGGCAACGATTCTGGTCGTTGAGGACGAGCACGACCTCTGTAACTTAATTCGCACCCAGCTTGAGGCCGAGGGCCATACTGTCTATCAGGCGTTCGATGGACTGAACGCCCTGAGTCTGGTGGAAAGACACCCGCCCCAACTGGTGATCCTCGATTGGATGCTTCCCGGCCTGGATGGGCTGGCTGTCTGCCGCCAGATTCGCCAGAACCATCTCATGCCGATTCTGATGCTGACCGCTCGTTCCGAGGAGGTTGATCGCGTGCTGGGGCTGGAGGTCGGCGCTGACGATTACGTCGTCAAGCCCTTTGGTATGCGCGAACTGCTGGCGCGCGTGCGCGCCATCCTGCGCCGTGTGGCCCTGGATAGTCGCATTCACAGCCCGGCGTCGGAGGCGCAGCGCGCCGAAGCAGGCGTCTTACCTCCCGCGCCAGAGCCAATTGTGCATGGCCCCCTCTCTATTGATCTCGCCAGGCACAGCGTCATGATCAACGGCGACGAGGTTGATGTGACGCCGAAAGAGTTTGATCTGCTGGTCCTGCTGGCCTCCCACCCAGGCCGGGCCTTCAGCCGCGAATTTTTACTGGAGCAAATCTGGGGCTACGAGTACGATGGCCTGGACCGCACCGTTGATACGCAGATCACCCGGCTGCGCAAAAAGCTGGGGCCGCTGAGCGAGAAGCTTGTCACCGTCTGGGGAGTCGGCTA